The following coding sequences are from one Homalodisca vitripennis isolate AUS2020 chromosome 7, UT_GWSS_2.1, whole genome shotgun sequence window:
- the LOC124366724 gene encoding uncharacterized protein LOC124366724 encodes MTVRWLMLAVVLAAALHVGICIVFTSGGTFKLIWGYSIPVDVPAPMGINYVHNFQFQYPLIDNSSQVSYVQQGARRQRRSFTRKQLYSVIEHLLDESGLDRTCLLRSVCESSAAPFVHSGFIGELSGLDRTCLLRSVCESSAAPFVHSGFIGETVLESGLDRTCLLRSGNCSGVSVVFRDSLVCLCYRSGLDRTCLLRSVCESSAAPFVHSGLIGELFQTILTPYDPKEDSDYSAAWRAGQEGEDCFSRYSQCPHGQTVLDHVSYYM; translated from the exons ATGACTGTGAG GTGGCTCATGCTGGCTGTGGTACTAGCTGCAGCGTTACACGTGGGAATTTGCATTGTGTTCACCAGTGGGGGAACTTTTAAG CTCATTTGGGGCTACTCTATTCCAGTGGATGTTCCAGCGCCGATGGGTATCAACTATGTCCACAACTTCCAGTTCCAGTATCCTCTGATAGACAACTCCTCCCAAGTGTCATACGTGCAGCAGGGGGCGAGGCGTCAGCGGCGCTCCTTCACCCGCAAACAGCTCTACAGCGTCATAGAGCATCTGCTTGACGA GAGTGGATTAGATCGGACCTGTTTACTGCGCTCGGTCTGTGAAAGCAGCGCTGCGCCGTTTGTGCACAGTGGCTTCATAGGGGAACT GAGTGGATTAGACCGGACCTGTTTACTGCGCTCGGTCTGTGAAAGCAGCGCTGCGCCGTTTGTGCACAGTGGCTTCATAGGGGAAACTGTTCTGGA GAGTGGATTAGATCGGACCTGTTTACTGCGCTCG GGGAACTGTTCTGGAGTCAGTGTTGTATTTAGAGATTCATTAGTCTGCTTATGTTACAGGAGTGGATTAGATCGGACCTGTTTACTGCGCTCGGTCTGTGAAAGCAGCGCTGCGCCGTTTGTGCACAGTGGCCTCATAGGGGAACTGTTCCAGACAATCCTCAC GCCATACGACCCAAAGGAGGACAGTGACTACAGTGCAGCCTGGAGAGCTGGACAGGAGGGGGAGGACTGTTTCTCGCGCTACTCTCAATGTCCTCACGGCCAAACTGTTCTTGACCACGTCTCTTACTATATGTGA
- the LOC124366530 gene encoding uncharacterized protein LOC124366530, with protein MMAVAASSRSRIHVRRHPRYLVWAPGLGNKLQIICGFGVPIDAPRTSLTYGLILKTNYILPNNATHFVDPYVAFARRGVGASRWHLYKVAESLLSRLGLGGRSCLLRSVCEAAETPLEHNGILGELLHVLLTPTSTQDEPIDATAREYYTAERQGRAMQHNLNSSSSSGSDCTSLYPDCETGLLDLVTTLVSDSVRSLFLK; from the exons ATGATGGCTGTGGCTGCGTCCTCCAGGAGCAGGATCCATGTCCGTCGCCACCCCCGCTACCTGGTCTGGGCACCCGGCCTTGGTAACAAGTTGCAG ATCATCTGTGGATTTGGTGTCCCCATAGATGCTCCCCGGACAAGTCTTACTTACGGTCTCATTTTGAAGACCAACTACATTTTGCCCAACAACGCCACCCACTTCGTCGATCCGTACGTGGCCTTCGCACGTCGCGGGGTCGGCGCTTCTAGGTGGCATCTGTACAAGGTTGCCGAGTCTCTTCTGTCCAG ACTGGGTCTTGGAGGACGCAGTTGTTTGTTGCGATCCGTATGCGAGGCGGCGGAGACTCCCCTTGAACACAACGGCATCTTGGGAGAACTGCTTCACGTCTTGCTCAC CCCTACGTCTACTCAGGATGAGCCAATAGACGCTACAGCCAGGGAGTACTACACAGCTGAGAGACAGGGGAGGGCAATGCAACATAACCTCAACTCTAGCTCTTCGTCTGGCTCAGACTGTACCAGCCTGTATCCGGACTGTGAGACCGGCCTGCTGGATCTTGTGACCACACTGGTTTCTGACTCTGTCCGCTCTCTGTtcttgaaataa